AGCCTGAAAGGAAAGACACCCAATCAGGTCCACCTCAACCGCCTGCCAGAAACCATGGCAGCCTAACCAAGACAGACCCTCCACCTAAGAATCACCGGAATCTGTTCAAACAAACCGAGCCACCTCTATCTCCGCCCAGAGTTCGAGTCGATCATCCATCTGCCCGAAGAGGTGATTTCAGTGGTTGTCGGCAGCCCAGGCTCCTTCAAAGTGGAACACAGCGAGGGCGAACCCGAGTACGTCTACGTGAAACCCCTCGTTCGCACCCGTTCGCAGAGTGATCTGCTTATCGCAACAAAGTCCGGGCAACACGTCGTTCTCGAGTTGATCAGCGACGGAGAGAGTGCGGACACGACTCAGCCTGTCGATTTCCTGCTTGAGTACAATTCTCCGCGGAGCTTAGTGGTCGCCGGAAGCCCAGTCGGGGATACGGTTCTCGCCAGCACGGTAGAACCTCCTTCTGCGCCCAGTGGAACCCATCCGTCGAAAGCTCTGTCAGCGATTGACGAAGAGTTCGAACAACAGAAGTCGATCAACGCCCCTGATTGGAAATTCTGGCAAGGTCAGCAAATCAAAACGTCGATTGGCGATATACGCCAGTGGAACAATCAGACAGCCATTTCCTACTCCGTTTTCAATGCGAGTGATAAGCCGGTCGAGATCGTGCCACCGCAAATACAGATTACAGGTCTGACCTCCAACAAAAAGAAGAGGGGAAAGAAAGATAAAGCAGGTATCCTTGCTGACCAGCTTGAGGTTAGTGACCACCGTTTGAGCACGACACGCCTAGAACCTGGAGGTCGAGCAGACGGAGTAGTTGTCTTTGATCGGCCGAACTTCAAGCAGTCAACAGAAAAACTGTTCCTGCAGATCGCTCAGGCGGATCAGGTCGACAAGCCGGTTCTGGTTCAGCTTCCGTTCACTCCTCCAATCGCCACCAACGGACGATAGAAAGGACTATTTGCTATGCAATCCGATACCACTAACTCAAACCTTCGCCGGCCTGGGCCGCTCGATCTCGAAGAGACTGCCGAACCCGCATGGGCAGAGAACCCGGGCCATGAGCGATCGACCCCTATGACGGCTAAAACTTCCGCACCTGGGCAGCAATTCGCAACCCGAGCGACCGCCGAGAAACTAAGTCCCGACAGAAACAAGATTCTGATCATTGGAGGCGGTCTTCTTGCTGCAGTTTTGTTTTTTGCCCTGACCATGTTCCTGGGTAATTCACCGGCAAAGAAAAGGAGTGCCTCCAGTCTCGCTCATACTGCACAACAGAGCGCGACCCCAAAGGGCAGCGTGACTCCGGTCATGGACACGGTGCATAGTCCGGCACAGAATAACTCGAGCGGACAGCTCGGTCCGGATGACATCAACCGCACGAAGGCGAGCTCTGGGAAATCGACGGTCAACAAGCCCTCGACCTCTAGCCAGAATTCTCTCCCGCCAGTTCCTACCCTCAACGGCAATCTCGGCAACGTGCCCTCGTTCGCAGATACGCAACAGCACTGGGAAGAGCCTAGACCCTACGGCGACGCCCCGGCAGCTTCAACACCCCAAACGCAAGAACAACAGAATGCTCTGAAGGAACCGTCTCTTGTATTTGTGAGAAATCTTCCGCAGAGTACGGACTCTTCTTCTAGAAGCGGAACACCAGAAGGGACGACACCCGTGTTGGATTTCGCCCCAGGGACACGCATTCTTGCAAAGCTTACGACTGAGATATCGAGCGCGGTACAGACACCTGTTATCGCGGAGGCGCAGTATACGTACGCGGTAGGCGATCGGGTCGTTATACCAGCAGGGGCTAAGTTCATTGGCCACCTGGAGCAGGCTGATCGTAGTGGTCTGGTGAGCGTTAGGTTCGACGAAGTGGACTTGAAAGACGACGACAAAGAGAAGATTGAGGCATTGGGCATAGGCCTCGATCTCGCGCCGATCAAAGGACTCGTATCAGGGAAAAATACCGGACGAAATTTCCTGGTTCGAACCGCATCCGGCATTGGTTCGGTAGCTGCGATGATCGTAGGCAATAACACAAGCTCTAGCTTCTCCGAGGACGACCTTATCCGAGAGAGGATCGCTGAAAACGCGGGGAATGCCGGGGATTCAAAACTGATGAATCTCGCCGTGACGAACAAAGTGGTCGTCTCTGTGCCAGCGGATAAAAAAATTTATGTGGTCTTCACGAAACGCGAGCAGAATACGCACACTCTTCATCCAATCGACCCCAAAGCCCCTTGAACTTCAAGTCCGCTGCATACACCCTCAGCCCCGGCAACGAACGCCGGGGCTTCTATTTGTCGATGAGCCGCGGATTGCAGTCAAGCTTGTGAACAGATTTCGCACGGCTAGAGAAGCCGATCAATTGCGAAATCGCCCTATTGTCGATTCCTTTGTGGCACTACACAGAACGCCCAATCACTGAAGCAGCACCCATTCACTCGATGCGAAGCAGTTGTAGATTGGAACCATGATCTCCGAATAGCACTGCTGGTTGAGTTGGTCCCTGAGAGATGCAAGAGCAAGGCTTATCCAGAAAGCAACTGCGCGTGTCATTTCTAATGCGATCTCGAGTGGTCGTGATGGGTGAATCTAGTTGGTCGGTGTAGAGTGCACGAATGAAGCTTTCTTCCAAGCTTTATCCCGGCCCCGGCACAGTTGCCTATGAAATTTGAGGTCGGTGCAGTCAATCTATCTGCTGGTCAGTGACTGTTTCCAAATCTGCTTCCACTGTGTCTCACGTGTGCGGGCGATCAGGTGCCCATCTGGTAAAACCCGCGGATGCAGCAGGTTCCCGGAGTCATGAGTGAACTGCTGAGGAGCTCCACCAGCGCGCGGTATGGAGAAAAGCTGGAGAAGATTACCGGCTAGTCCGCTAAAGATAATGTTTTTAGCATCGTGCGACCAGTCGAGTCCACAGTATGTGGTGCAAGCATAATCAAAGATCTTATCAGGATGAGATCCATCTGCACTGACAACCCACAGTACCCGTTTGTCATAACCCCGATCATCCTCAATACCAATCTCTTTACCGTCGGGAGACCATGAAGCCCACCGAACGCTATGAATATCGCTCGTAAGCGGAAGCATCTCTTTTTGGAGGACGGCGCCCGTCTCTGGATCCACAGTGAACACCCATAGCTTGGATATACCCATGGCCCCGCCGCGATCCCATGACGCGAACAGCAGCTTCTTGCCATCGGGCGACCAGTACGCCGGTCCCGTCTCCAGACCGAAGTCGGTCAGTCGTATCTCCGGAGCATGAACATCGTCGGCTTCGCGAAGGTAGATCGTCTGTACTTGCCTTGCTGTGGTACGAGGCGATGGGTGCGGGAGATCGATGGGAATGGAATGCGATCCACTTTCCGTTTGGAGACCAGGCCGGTGGAAAATCCTCGTGGTATCCGGAGACAATGATGAATGGTTGCGTCTTCCGTGTTCCCTTCGAATTGACGCCAACGACCGCATCATCGATGTCAAGCGGCTCGTCCGCCAAGCGTGTATCCCCGAAAAAATAAGCGATTTTTGATCCGTCAAGATTCCACATGGGAACTTGTCCGCCCGCAATGACCTGCTTCGAAACCCCGCCCGTTGACGGAAGCGCCACGATGGAATCTTCCACCTCGGAACGCACCCAGTACAGAGCGTTCCCGGCAACGGCAGGGCCAAAGTTGTCTCGACCAGCCGTTGCCACCACTGGATGCCGGTCTCCTGTTGCGAGATCCATCTGAGAA
This DNA window, taken from Granulicella sibirica, encodes the following:
- a CDS encoding TolB family protein; translation: MGISKLWVFTVDPETGAVLQKEMLPLTSDIHSVRWASWSPDGKEIGIEDDRGYDKRVLWVVSADGSHPDKIFDYACTTYCGLDWSHDAKNIIFSGLAGNLLQLFSIPRAGGAPQQFTHDSGNLLHPRVLPDGHLIARTRETQWKQIWKQSLTSR
- a CDS encoding TrbI/VirB10 family protein yields the protein MTAKTSAPGQQFATRATAEKLSPDRNKILIIGGGLLAAVLFFALTMFLGNSPAKKRSASSLAHTAQQSATPKGSVTPVMDTVHSPAQNNSSGQLGPDDINRTKASSGKSTVNKPSTSSQNSLPPVPTLNGNLGNVPSFADTQQHWEEPRPYGDAPAASTPQTQEQQNALKEPSLVFVRNLPQSTDSSSRSGTPEGTTPVLDFAPGTRILAKLTTEISSAVQTPVIAEAQYTYAVGDRVVIPAGAKFIGHLEQADRSGLVSVRFDEVDLKDDDKEKIEALGIGLDLAPIKGLVSGKNTGRNFLVRTASGIGSVAAMIVGNNTSSSFSEDDLIRERIAENAGNAGDSKLMNLAVTNKVVVSVPADKKIYVVFTKREQNTHTLHPIDPKAP